The genomic segment GTGATGTTGCAGGCAATCAGGGTTCCCGTTGCGCCACCTGCGGCAATCAGGAGAATGAGCAGGAAATGCTGTTTCAGGCCGGGCAGAAGAAAGGTGGCGAGCAGTGCGAGCGACATGCCGAAAATACCGAGCCAGTTACCGCGCCGCGCGGATACCGGACTTGCAAGGCCTTTGAGCGCCAGAATAAAGCAGATGGCGGCCACAGGCGAAATCAGGGCAATCAGTGTATTCATGGTTTTTCTCCGCCTGTTTCACGCCGGCGATACATCTTTAACATGCGCGCTGTAATAACAAATCCGCCAAACACATTAATGGAGGTCAGGAATATGGCAAGTCCTCCAAGTGCGGTCACGCTGCCCGCCTCGCTGCTGCCTGCCGCTATCAGTCCGCCGACAATGATAATGCCGGAAATGGCGTTGGTAACCGACATCAGCGGGGTATGCAGAGCGGGTGTGACTTTCCAGACCACGTAGTAGCCCACGAACGTGGCAAGGATAAAAATCGTGAGCAGACTGACAAGGGCGTTTGACTCAGGCATGGTGCTCTCCTTGAAACGGCTGAAAGCGGCCAGCAAAGGAAAGCATGCAGGCGCGAATAATTTCATCGTTTTCATCAAAAGACAGGGTGTCATTGTTAACGGTTGCAAGACGCAGGAAATGCTGCAGATTATTTGCATACAGCATGCTTGCCGTGGTGGGGATGAGGCGCTCCATGCGCGTAATGCCTATCACCGTAACACCATCAGATACCTGAATGCTGTCGGGGATAGTCGCCTCAACGTTGCCGCCACCGGCGGCTGCGAGATCAACGACTACCGACCCGTCTTTCATCGCGGCAAGCGTGGACTGAGGGATGAGAACTGGTGCTTTTTTGCCGGGAATGAGGGCTGTGGTGATGACAATATCAGCAAGTGCGGCTTCAGCTTCAATCCGCTCCTGCTGGCGTTTTTGATAGTCGGGCGACATTTCGCGGGCGTATCCCGAGGTTGTTTCTGCATCGGTGTCACCCTCTACTTCCACAAATTCGGCGCCAAGGCTTTCGACCTGTTCTTTGGCGGCACGGCGCACGTCAAACGCC from the Legionella geestiana genome contains:
- a CDS encoding NAD(P) transhydrogenase subunit alpha translates to MPESNALVSLLTIFILATFVGYYVVWKVTPALHTPLMSVTNAISGIIIVGGLIAAGSSEAGSVTALGGLAIFLTSINVFGGFVITARMLKMYRRRETGGEKP